The Chloroflexus aggregans DSM 9485 genome segment TGATGACGGCCCTCTTGCGCAAAGCGCCCGATCAGCCGGTGCCGCTGTCGGTGCTGGCTAGCCGGCTTGGGGTGTCGCAAGTCTCGGCCAACGAAATGTGCCATCGCTTACAAGAACGCGGCTTCCTCTGCTACCAGCCCTACCACGGTGTCACTCTCACCCCCGATGGTGAAGAGTGGGCGCAGCGGATACTCTCGCGCCGGCGGATGTGGGTGATTTTTCTGGTCGAAAACCTCGGCATCGATCCGGCGGAGGCCGATGCGCTGGCGTGCCAACTCGAACATATCACCTCAGAGCGGCTCGATGCAGCATTGAAAGCATTTCTAGAGCGCGACCCCGCGACGCGGATCGATGCCGAAGCAATGCCGCAATCGCTCGCTGCCTGCACCGCCGGCACGCACGGCGTGATCACAACGATTGACGCGGAACCGGCAGCCTCTGCCTTTCTCGCCCGGCAAGGGTTGGCTCCCGGCGCTACCGTCGAGGTATTGGCGGTCAGTGACGATCAATCGGTGTTGGTGCAAACCGGCGAACACCAACTCGCCCTTGCGCCCTCGCTCGCGGCGCGGGTGATGATGGCGGTCCCCGCTGCCGATCGGCGGGCCGCTTGGCGGCGGTGTAGCGCATTTTGGGCTTGTGTGCGCGGTGAACCCCACGAGTGCCCGCCGGTTAGGTAGGGGGTGGGGCAAGCCCGTGTAGCGTGACATCCCGTCTCCGCCGCAATCTCCTGCTGTGGCGGAACGGGGCCGCTTGCGTCCTGCTGGGGGATTGCTGCGCCGTGCTGGGGCAGCGGGGGCAGCGCATCGCTCTGCCCCTACACTACGCGCGGTGCGCAAGGACAGGCGGAAAGCGGGGGATTGTTTCGCTGCGCTCACAATGACAGGTGGCAAGCGGGTTGCCGCACGCAGAGTTATACTTTCTTTCCCCACGGTTGCCGATTTCTCACTTTTCTCCTCACCGGCGCGTCTGGTATAAGAGTTAAGGCGTACCATAAATTTTCCTCGACTTATGCTGAGGAGTGCCAAAACTTTATGGCAACCGCGACCACGATGACCCTCGACCAACTGGCGCGTGACCAACCGGCGGTGATTGTGCGGATCGAGGGTGACCGCGCGCTGCGCCGCCGTTTGCTCGATATGGGCCTGATTACCGGCGAGACGGTGATTGTGAGCGGCGTTGCGCCGCTCGGCGATCCGCTGGAGGTGACGGTGAAGGGCTATCGATTATCGTTGCGCAAGGCCGATGCGCGTTCGATTCAGGTGGAGCTGAAGCAATGAAACAGACGAGCCATCCGATTCCGTTGCGGTTTGTCAATCACGGGGTTCGTGCGAAGTTGGTTGGAATTCAAAGCAGCCAGCGCATCAGCCGGCGCTTGTCTGAGTTGGGGTTTGTGCCCGGTATTGAGCTGTCGGTGGTGGCGGATAGCGGTAGCGCTTTGATGATCACTCTCGGCGATACCCGGATGGCGTTGGAGTACCCGCTGGCCCATGCGTTGTTGGTGACGGTGGTTGAACAGGGAGCTTGCTGATGGCGGCGGCATTGGTGGCTTTGGCTGGGAATCCGAATGTGGGCAAGAGTACGATTTTCAATGCGCTGACCGGACTCAATCAGCACACCGGCAACTGGCCGGGCAAGACGGTCGAACGCAAAGAGGGGCGCTTGACGCTGAAGGGGATGGCAGTGACGGTGGTCGATCTGCCTGGTGCTTACAGTCTGGCCGCCCGTTCGCTCGAAGAGCAGATCGCGCGCGATTTTATTGTCCGCGAGCGGCCCGATCTGGTGGTGAACGTGGTTGATGCCGCGAATCTCGAACGCAACCTTTACATGACGGCCCAATTGCTTGAAACTGGCGTACCGTTGTTGGTGGCGTTGAATATGATCGACATCGCCAAAACGCGCGGTATCACCATTCATACCGCGGCGCTGGCCGATGGTTTGGGGGTGCCAGTGGTGGCGCTGGCGGCTGGTCGCGGTGAGGGTCTGTCGGCGCTGAAAGCGGCGCTGGCTGAGCGGTTGGCTGCTCTGCCCAAGAACAAGCTGGCGCGTGAGGTGGCAGTATGACGACGGTGGCCGGGTTTGCGCCGCAGATTCCTTTTTCCTATCCTGCGCCGGTCGAGCGCGAGATCGCGCAGTTGGCGGTGCTCTTCGCCCAAACGCCAGCGTTGGCTGTCTATCCGGCGCGCTGGCTGGCGATTCAGGTACTGGAAGGCGATGAAACGCTGCTGGCCGAGATCGAGGCCCACGGCGGCAGCGCCGTGGTTGTGGCGCTGAACGACAGCCTTGAGCGGTTGCGCGCGATCTATGGCGATGAGCTCGATATCGTGATGGTTGACCAGCGCTACCGCTTCGTTCACGAGGTAGTCACTCGCGGCGTGACTCGCCCGGCGACCCCGCCTGCTACGCTCTCTGACCGGATCGACCGCATCGTGACGCATCGCTGGTTCGGCATTCCTATTTTTCTGGCCGTCATGTGGGTGGTCTTCAAACTAACCACCGATGTCGCGGCGCCGTTTGTTGATTGGCTCGATAGCGTGGTGAGCGGCCCGCTCAGCCGTTGGGTGAGCGCGTTGCTGGGTATGGTTGGCGCCGGCGGCGGCTGGTTTGAGGCGCTGCTGATCGATGGCGTGATTGCCGGGGTGGGTGGGGTGCTGGCCTTTGTGCCGGTGCTGTTGAGCCTCTACTTTGCGCTGGCGCTTTTGGAAGATTCGGGGTACATGGCCCGTGCTGCCTTTGTGATGGATCGGGTTATGCGGCTGTTTGGCCTCCACGGCAAGAGCTTTTTGCCCATGATTGTCGGTTTTGGCTGCTCAGTGCCGGCGATCTACGCCACTCGCACGCTCGATAGCCGTCGCGATCGCATTCTCACCGGTCTGCTGGTGCCGTTTATGAGTTGCAGCGCGCGTCTGCCGGTCTATGTGCTGATTGCGATGATCTTCTTCCCCGCCTACGCCGGGCAGGTGATCTTCGGATTGTACCTCACCGGCATTGTAGTGGCGGTGGGGGTGGGGGCGCTAGCACGCCGTACTCTGTTCGCGCGCCAGCCGCCAACCCCGTTCGTGCTCGAACTGCCGCCGTACCGCGTGCCCACCCTGCGCAATATCTGGCGGCAGATGTGGGAACGCACCGCGGCGTTTGGGCGCAAGGCGGGTACGGTGATCGTGGCGACGAGCGTCGTGGTCTGGCTGTTGCTGGCGATCCCGGCGCGCGGCAATGGCCAATTTGCCGCGACGTCGGTTGATCAAAGCGCCTTTGCTACGCTGGCCCACGCGGTGGCGCCGGTGTTTGCGCCGCTCGGTTTTGGCAATTGGGAAAGCAGCGGCGCGCTGGTGACCGGCCTGATCGCGAAAGAGGTGGTGGTTGGCACGCTGACGCAGGTGTATGGGGGAGATGGTGCGGTCGCCGAGACGGCAGCGCCGCCGTCGTGGGGTGAAGATGCGGCGGCGATTGTCACCGGTTTTGGCGCGGCGATGGGCGATGCGCTGCGCGCGTTGCTGGGGATCATCGGGATCAACCTCGGCGCAGCGGATGCTGAGCCGGTGGCTGACGGGTTAGCGGCGGCGATCCAAGCCGGCCTAGCTGCGAGCAGCAACGGCCATGCGACAGCGGCGGCGCTCGCCTTGCTCGTCTTTGTCTTGCTCTATACGCCGTGCGTGGCGACGCTAGCCGCTAGCCGACACGAGTTCGGCCTGCGCTGGATGCTGACCAGTTTGCTGGGCCAGTTTGCGATTGCGTGGCTGGCGGCGTTGATCGTGTTCCAAGGCGGGCGCTTGATCGGCATGTAAACCGCTCTTGCGCGAACGACTAGGGTGAGGCGTCAATGCTCTATCAAGTCCTCGAAATGCTCGAACAAGCCGAACAACCGTTGTCGCTGGCCGAACTCAGCCAGCGCTTGCAGATCGAACCGAGCGCGCTTGAGGGGATGATCGCGTTTTGGGTGCGCAAAGGCCGGTTGCGCGATACAGCGGTGCTAGGTTGCGGTGGGGGCGGAGCCGGCTGCACGTGCCATGCTCATCCGCAGGGGTGCCCGTTTCGCAGTGTCGGCCCACGTATGATCACGTTGAGCGACTAAACCCTTCGCCGATCACCTCGTCGACCTCGCCGACAATCACGAAGGCGGCGGGGTCAACCGTACTAATGATATTCTTGAGCGCACCAATTTCGGTGCGGGCCACCACGCAGAGCAACACGGCCCGCGTCATACCAGTGTAGCCGCCAATGCCTTCGAGTTGGGTAAGGCCGCGACCGAGCCGGTGGAGCACGGCTTGCCGGATCGGTTCTGGGGTAGAGGTGATAATCAGCGCCTGCCGTGCGCCTTTGCCGGCAGCCAGCACCGTGTCAATCGCCCGACTAGAGGTAAACGCCACCAGCAGCGCGTACAGAATCTTTTCGGGGCCGTAGCTAAACAGGGCCGCGGTAAAGACCATCGTGTCGAAGCCTAACAAGCTGCGACCCGGTTGAATGCCAAAACGCCGCTCGATCAGACGGGCGAGAATATCGCTCCCGCCGGTGGTGCCGCGTGCGCGCAAGACCAACCCGATCCCCAAGCCGTCAATCAGGCCGCCGTAGAGGCTGTACAGCAGCGGATCGTTGGTGATCGGGCGGGCAAAAGGGGTGAGGACATCGATCGCCAGCGACATCACCACCACCGTGTAAAACGTGCGCACGCCGAAGACCGCCCCGCCGAGGTAGCGCCAGCCGGTAATGAGCAACGGTACGTTGAGGATCAGCACCACCGCGCCGACCGGTGTACCGAGGAAGGTGTTCAGCAACTGGGCCACGCCAGTAATGCCGCCGCTCACCACCTGATTCGGCACTAGAAAGAAGCGCACGGCAGTGGCGCTGAGCAGCGCGCCAATCGTGAGCAAAACGTAGTCGTACATTGTGCTGGCAATCCGCCGCCAGCGCGATGAAGCGGTCATGTCACACCTTATATGCACGCAAAGACGCAAAGGGATGGAAGCGGGTAAAAGCACGCTTTTACGCACTAACAACCCTTTGCATCTTTGCGTTCATGTTCCCTGTCAAGCACTATAATCCAGCCGCGCGGCGCAACTCCTCCACGCGGTTGGTGCGCTCCCACGGCAGATCGATGTCGGTGCGGCCAAAGTGCCCGCCGGCTGCGGTCTTGCGGTAGATCGGGCGGCGCAAGTCGAGGTCGCGGATGATCGCGCCGGGCCGCAGGTCAAACACCTCGTTGACCGCCTTCAGAATCACCTCATCGGCTACCGCGCCGGTGCCAAAGGTCTCGACGCTGAGCGAGAGCGGGCGGGCAACGCCGATGGCGTAGCTCACTTGCAGCTCGACGCGGCGGGCAAGGCCGGCGGCGACGATGTTCTTGGCTACCCAGCGGCAGGCGTAGGCGGCGCTGCGATCGACCTTCGAGGGGTCTTTGCCGCTGAAGGCGCCACCGCCGTGGCGGGCCACGCCGCCGTAGGTATCAACGATAATCTTGCGTCCGGTCAGGCCGCTGTCTCCCATTGGGCCGCCGATCACGAAGCGCCCGGTCGGGTTGATGAAGATCTTGGTCTGCGTGTCAAGCCACGCTTCCGGCACTTCGGTCTTGATCACGTGCTCGATCAGATCGTCCCGGATTTGCTCTTGGGTGACATCGGGCGCGTGCTGGCTGCTGATCAGCACCGTATCCACTCGCACCGGCTTACCGAAGCTGTACTCAACCGTCACTTGCGACTTGGCATCAGGGCGCAGGTAGGGCAAGGTGCCGTCTTTGCGCACCCGCTCGAGCCGGCGGATCAGCCGGTGAGCGAGTGCAATGCTGGCCGGCATCAGCTCAGGCGTCTCGTCACAGGCGAAGCCGAACATCATACCCTGATCGCCGGCACCGACCGCCTCGACATCATCTTGCATCGCGCCAATCTTGGCTTCGAGCGCCTTGTCAACCCCCATGGCGATGTCGGGCGATTGGCCGTGAATGGCGACCATCACGCCGCAGGTGTCGGCATCGAAGCCGCATTCGCCGCTGGTGTAGCCGATCTCTTTGACCGTGCGGCGGACGATCTCTTCGATCGGGATATAGCCGCGCTCGTAGGTCACTTCACCCAACACGACGATCAACCCGGTGGTGGTAGCGGTCTCGACCGCGACCCACGCTTTCGGATCGTGGCTGAGGAAGGCGTCGAGGATAGCGTCGCTTATCTGGTCGCACATCTTGTCGGGGTGCCCCTCGCTCACACTTTCGCTGGTGAAGTAGAAGCGCGGGGAGTTCATGAAGGTGTTCGCCATAGTCAACCTCTTGCTGTGTGTTGGTTCGACCTGTTCTCTATCAGACGGAAGGCAGTAACTGGTGACAAGCTGAGATCGACCCAAATCGGTTTGCCAGCGCGCGTGTAGTAGAGCAATGCAAAGCGAGCTGGCTGCTGTCGCTCCATCGTTTCCCACAGCCGGTTGAGTGTCACCGAATCGGTAGCTGGGCCGTGCAAGATGCGCAAGCTACGGCCAATCAGCTCATTGGTGGCATAGCCGGTTAGTTGGCTACAGGCCGCGTTGGCATAGCGAATAAATGGGCCGGGTGCATGCAGCGGTTCAGCGTCGAGGATGATCACGGCGTCGTTGGTATGCACCACCACCGATTCGAGCAGGCGCAACCGTTCTTCAGCCTGTTTGCGCGCAGTGATATCGCGCACCACGATCAGCGCGTCGCCGTTGGCTAACTCGTCGTGGTAGAGCGGATCGATACGAACCTCCACCATCATGGCCCGCCCGTCTGGCAGGCGATGGATTAATTCACCGCGCCAACCTGTGCTGAAGCTCTGCACCGAAGGTTGCACCGGCTGGTACGGCAGCGGTTCAGCAGTAAACAGACGGCTCAGCGGCTGGCCGATGATCGCTTCCGGTTGAACAGCGTAGAGGTACGCCGCCATCTCGTTGAGATAGATAATCGCGCCGCTGCGGTCAGTCACGATCACCGCCTCGTTAATTTGCGACAGCACCCGCGCCCGCAAGTTTAATTGCCGTTCCGCTTCCACCCGGTCGGTGACATCGTAACCGATCGTCAAGACCTGTATTTCGCCAGGGCCTTCGATCAACGTGCCTTGCACCTCTATCACGCGCACAATCTGATCGCGGGCATAAATGTGGTACCGGGCCGGTTGGAGGAGTTGGCCGTTGCGCAGTGCCTGACGGCGCTTGCGCATCAGGTCGTGATCTTCGCCAGAGAGAAATTCGGTCAGCGGTTGGTTGACCGGCTCGGCTGGATCGTCCACGCCAAAGATGCGTGCGCCGGCTGGGTTGCAGTAGCGGATAATTCCCTCTGGAAGGTTGCTGATGATGATCAGCAGCGGGGCCAATTCGAGCAGTTGGCGGTAGCGAAATTCGTTGTTGCGCAGCGCATAATCGGCGGCAAGCAACGCCGTGACATCATAGCCGCTGAGAATGATCCCGCCGACTTCGGGTTGGTGCTGGCGGTTACAGCACCGCAGCTCGAAAATGTACCAGCCGCCCTCGGCGTGTTGTAGACGTACCCGGATTGGTTGGCGCCGGCATTGGCTATCGGCTAATTGAGCGAGATGGCGCTGCAACCGGTCGTGGTCGTCGACGTGAACGAAATCATAGAGGGATCGGTTGACCACAAGGGCTTGCGGATGGCCGAGCAGGTTGGTCAGGGCTGGGCTGGCAAAGCGGATGGTCTGATCAGGTGCGAGAATGATGACTATTTCGACGATACATTCTAGCAGCGTGTTGAGAGGCGCAGCTACGACATCACTGTTCAGAAAAGG includes the following:
- a CDS encoding metal-dependent transcriptional regulator, translated to MSESVEMYLVMTALLRKAPDQPVPLSVLASRLGVSQVSANEMCHRLQERGFLCYQPYHGVTLTPDGEEWAQRILSRRRMWVIFLVENLGIDPAEADALACQLEHITSERLDAALKAFLERDPATRIDAEAMPQSLAACTAGTHGVITTIDAEPAASAFLARQGLAPGATVEVLAVSDDQSVLVQTGEHQLALAPSLAARVMMAVPAADRRAAWRRCSAFWACVRGEPHECPPVR
- a CDS encoding FeoA family protein; the protein is MATATTMTLDQLARDQPAVIVRIEGDRALRRRLLDMGLITGETVIVSGVAPLGDPLEVTVKGYRLSLRKADARSIQVELKQ
- a CDS encoding FeoA family protein, encoding MKQTSHPIPLRFVNHGVRAKLVGIQSSQRISRRLSELGFVPGIELSVVADSGSALMITLGDTRMALEYPLAHALLVTVVEQGAC
- a CDS encoding FeoB small GTPase domain-containing protein encodes the protein MAAALVALAGNPNVGKSTIFNALTGLNQHTGNWPGKTVERKEGRLTLKGMAVTVVDLPGAYSLAARSLEEQIARDFIVRERPDLVVNVVDAANLERNLYMTAQLLETGVPLLVALNMIDIAKTRGITIHTAALADGLGVPVVALAAGRGEGLSALKAALAERLAALPKNKLAREVAV
- the feoB gene encoding ferrous iron transport protein B, with amino-acid sequence MTTVAGFAPQIPFSYPAPVEREIAQLAVLFAQTPALAVYPARWLAIQVLEGDETLLAEIEAHGGSAVVVALNDSLERLRAIYGDELDIVMVDQRYRFVHEVVTRGVTRPATPPATLSDRIDRIVTHRWFGIPIFLAVMWVVFKLTTDVAAPFVDWLDSVVSGPLSRWVSALLGMVGAGGGWFEALLIDGVIAGVGGVLAFVPVLLSLYFALALLEDSGYMARAAFVMDRVMRLFGLHGKSFLPMIVGFGCSVPAIYATRTLDSRRDRILTGLLVPFMSCSARLPVYVLIAMIFFPAYAGQVIFGLYLTGIVVAVGVGALARRTLFARQPPTPFVLELPPYRVPTLRNIWRQMWERTAAFGRKAGTVIVATSVVVWLLLAIPARGNGQFAATSVDQSAFATLAHAVAPVFAPLGFGNWESSGALVTGLIAKEVVVGTLTQVYGGDGAVAETAAPPSWGEDAAAIVTGFGAAMGDALRALLGIIGINLGAADAEPVADGLAAAIQAGLAASSNGHATAAALALLVFVLLYTPCVATLAASRHEFGLRWMLTSLLGQFAIAWLAALIVFQGGRLIGM
- a CDS encoding FeoC-like transcriptional regulator, translated to MLYQVLEMLEQAEQPLSLAELSQRLQIEPSALEGMIAFWVRKGRLRDTAVLGCGGGGAGCTCHAHPQGCPFRSVGPRMITLSD
- a CDS encoding YitT family protein; translation: MTASSRWRRIASTMYDYVLLTIGALLSATAVRFFLVPNQVVSGGITGVAQLLNTFLGTPVGAVVLILNVPLLITGWRYLGGAVFGVRTFYTVVVMSLAIDVLTPFARPITNDPLLYSLYGGLIDGLGIGLVLRARGTTGGSDILARLIERRFGIQPGRSLLGFDTMVFTAALFSYGPEKILYALLVAFTSSRAIDTVLAAGKGARQALIITSTPEPIRQAVLHRLGRGLTQLEGIGGYTGMTRAVLLCVVARTEIGALKNIISTVDPAAFVIVGEVDEVIGEGFSRST
- the metK gene encoding methionine adenosyltransferase, translating into MANTFMNSPRFYFTSESVSEGHPDKMCDQISDAILDAFLSHDPKAWVAVETATTTGLIVVLGEVTYERGYIPIEEIVRRTVKEIGYTSGECGFDADTCGVMVAIHGQSPDIAMGVDKALEAKIGAMQDDVEAVGAGDQGMMFGFACDETPELMPASIALAHRLIRRLERVRKDGTLPYLRPDAKSQVTVEYSFGKPVRVDTVLISSQHAPDVTQEQIRDDLIEHVIKTEVPEAWLDTQTKIFINPTGRFVIGGPMGDSGLTGRKIIVDTYGGVARHGGGAFSGKDPSKVDRSAAYACRWVAKNIVAAGLARRVELQVSYAIGVARPLSLSVETFGTGAVADEVILKAVNEVFDLRPGAIIRDLDLRRPIYRKTAAGGHFGRTDIDLPWERTNRVEELRRAAGL
- a CDS encoding PAS domain-containing protein — translated: MIDDTASVPSPFLNSDVVAAPLNTLLECIVEIVIILAPDQTIRFASPALTNLLGHPQALVVNRSLYDFVHVDDHDRLQRHLAQLADSQCRRQPIRVRLQHAEGGWYIFELRCCNRQHQPEVGGIILSGYDVTALLAADYALRNNEFRYRQLLELAPLLIIISNLPEGIIRYCNPAGARIFGVDDPAEPVNQPLTEFLSGEDHDLMRKRRQALRNGQLLQPARYHIYARDQIVRVIEVQGTLIEGPGEIQVLTIGYDVTDRVEAERQLNLRARVLSQINEAVIVTDRSGAIIYLNEMAAYLYAVQPEAIIGQPLSRLFTAEPLPYQPVQPSVQSFSTGWRGELIHRLPDGRAMMVEVRIDPLYHDELANGDALIVVRDITARKQAEERLRLLESVVVHTNDAVIILDAEPLHAPGPFIRYANAACSQLTGYATNELIGRSLRILHGPATDSVTLNRLWETMERQQPARFALLYYTRAGKPIWVDLSLSPVTAFRLIENRSNQHTARG